The Paeniglutamicibacter sulfureus genome includes a region encoding these proteins:
- a CDS encoding CsbD family protein, whose translation MGLGDKISNKAQEVAGQAKEKLGDATDNERLQAEGIKDQAAARAKQAGEHVKDAAKDVTDK comes from the coding sequence ATGGGACTCGGAGACAAGATCAGCAACAAGGCACAGGAAGTCGCCGGCCAAGCCAAGGAAAAACTTGGCGACGCAACGGATAACGAACGGTTGCAGGCCGAGGGCATCAAGGATCAGGCGGCGGCAAGGGCCAAGCAGGCCGGGGAACACGTCAAGGATGCTGCCAAGGACGTTACAGACAAATAA
- a CDS encoding sensor histidine kinase, translating to MRGAVDRTKAKADTSTGTLVEEGSAVRSAIVKFLATGLVVLAVVAIPFSFWVRAVSRDLALEDAVELTQRLADYVISPVLGVVPEEPDPEVLSRIDTRLAPWLADESIVRIKVWSAEGTILYSDRSELAGSKFELEPWARELLAGGPGVATVEVQEEEENQFESGDGELVEVYVASRSAGGVPLLFEVYFDDAVVRGPENQFLLGMIPVLLVAGAVLQGGQLIPGIRLARQVQKHQRERRAILQQAIDAGERERMRLAAALHDDIIQDLAGLAYVLEPLPELGPNIAPGAVLQDTIGKLRGITAELYSSSVTADELPRALGILAERARSQGIRTIVRIDHPLPFDDRQSTMFHRIARESVLNAIKHSEAKNMELHLMRLGRSWDLNVSDDGVGFGSSDRSESDHFGLRLMADFAETAGARLEITSTLDKGTSIRVRVPTNGAFANRSVDA from the coding sequence ATGAGGGGAGCCGTTGACAGGACGAAGGCCAAAGCCGATACCTCGACCGGGACCCTGGTCGAGGAGGGATCCGCCGTCCGTAGCGCAATCGTCAAATTCTTGGCAACCGGGTTGGTAGTGTTGGCGGTTGTTGCCATCCCGTTCTCATTCTGGGTCCGGGCAGTGTCCCGTGACCTGGCTCTTGAGGATGCGGTGGAACTCACCCAAAGGCTGGCCGACTACGTCATCAGCCCTGTGTTGGGCGTGGTTCCGGAAGAGCCTGACCCGGAGGTCCTGTCCCGGATTGACACGCGGTTGGCCCCGTGGCTAGCCGACGAATCAATCGTTCGCATCAAGGTGTGGAGCGCGGAGGGAACCATCCTGTATTCAGACAGGAGCGAACTTGCCGGTTCCAAATTCGAACTTGAACCGTGGGCGCGGGAGCTGTTGGCTGGTGGCCCCGGGGTGGCTACCGTGGAAGTGCAGGAGGAAGAAGAAAACCAGTTCGAATCCGGCGACGGCGAACTGGTGGAGGTTTACGTGGCTTCCCGCAGTGCGGGCGGTGTTCCGTTGCTATTCGAGGTGTATTTCGACGACGCTGTCGTGCGCGGTCCCGAGAATCAGTTCCTGCTGGGCATGATCCCTGTTCTGCTGGTCGCTGGCGCGGTTCTGCAGGGCGGGCAATTGATCCCCGGCATCCGGTTGGCCCGACAGGTCCAAAAGCACCAGCGGGAACGCCGTGCCATCCTGCAGCAGGCGATCGACGCTGGAGAACGTGAACGAATGCGGCTGGCCGCCGCGTTGCACGATGACATCATCCAGGATTTGGCCGGCCTAGCCTACGTCCTTGAACCATTGCCCGAGCTAGGACCTAACATTGCGCCGGGGGCGGTGCTGCAAGACACGATTGGGAAGCTTCGAGGGATCACGGCGGAGCTCTATTCCTCTTCGGTCACGGCGGACGAGTTGCCGCGCGCTCTTGGCATTCTCGCCGAGCGCGCCCGCAGCCAGGGAATCCGGACGATCGTCCGAATTGATCACCCCCTGCCATTCGACGACCGGCAATCGACCATGTTCCATCGAATCGCACGGGAGTCAGTGCTGAACGCCATCAAACATTCAGAGGCGAAGAACATGGAACTTCACCTGATGCGACTGGGCCGGAGTTGGGATCTGAATGTCAGCGACGACGGGGTGGGGTTTGGTTCCTCGGATCGGTCCGAGTCGGACCATTTCGGGCTACGTCTGATGGCCGATTTCGCCGAGACGGCGGGCGCACGACTAGAAATTACGAGCACGTTGGACAAGGGCACCAGCATTCGGGTCCGCGTCCCGACAAACGGGGCCTTCGCCAATCGCAGCGTTGACGCCTAA
- a CDS encoding gluconokinase produces MNSLANPPMIVMGVSGCGKSTVGKMLAEELGATFTDGDDLHPASNKEKMAAGHPLDDADRQPWLATIGHALSRSSKSGTPAIIACSALKRSYRDLLRAHEPATLFIHLRGPADLIQNRLDERSHEYMPSTLLTSQLNALEAIEADEAAIEVDISHSPEDIVALVANNLNYK; encoded by the coding sequence ATGAACAGCCTTGCCAACCCGCCCATGATCGTTATGGGAGTTTCTGGATGCGGTAAATCCACGGTGGGCAAGATGCTTGCGGAGGAACTCGGTGCGACGTTCACTGACGGCGACGATCTTCACCCCGCGTCCAACAAGGAAAAGATGGCTGCGGGCCATCCGCTGGATGACGCCGATCGCCAGCCGTGGCTCGCGACCATTGGCCACGCACTTTCCAGAAGTTCCAAAAGCGGCACCCCTGCGATCATCGCGTGTTCCGCACTCAAGCGCAGCTATCGCGACCTGCTGCGTGCCCATGAGCCAGCCACGCTCTTCATCCACCTGCGCGGCCCTGCCGACCTCATCCAGAACCGGCTTGACGAACGCAGCCATGAATACATGCCCTCGACCCTGCTCACCTCGCAATTGAACGCGCTCGAGGCCATCGAAGCTGACGAAGCCGCCATCGAAGTGGACATCAGCCATAGCCCGGAAGACATTGTGGCCCTCGTGGCCAATAACTTGAACTACAAGTAA
- a CDS encoding response regulator transcription factor, producing the protein MATEQSTTTGQAARIVVIDDHRTFAELLAAALNREGDLDCVGMAHGVQAGVELCFELSPDLVILDYRLPDGDGLQAAEQILARAPDTRIVMLTGDPNVHAIQRAASVGICGFLPKDGALDILLDVVRGVRTGEFVVAPALLSRLDLLGRKTVGPGPSLTGRELEVLRLMAAGQDVSTNARALGISTHTCRGYVKSILAKLDAHTQLEAVVAATKLGLLGSP; encoded by the coding sequence GTGGCAACCGAACAGAGCACCACGACCGGGCAAGCTGCCCGAATCGTGGTGATAGATGACCATCGCACTTTCGCCGAGCTCTTGGCCGCGGCCCTGAATCGGGAGGGTGATCTCGATTGCGTGGGTATGGCCCATGGGGTGCAGGCAGGTGTCGAGCTTTGCTTCGAACTATCTCCGGACCTGGTGATCCTGGATTACCGCTTGCCGGACGGTGATGGCCTTCAGGCGGCCGAGCAGATCCTCGCCCGTGCCCCGGACACGCGCATCGTCATGCTCACCGGCGATCCAAACGTACACGCCATCCAGCGTGCCGCTTCAGTGGGAATTTGCGGATTTCTTCCCAAGGATGGAGCTCTGGACATCCTGTTGGATGTAGTTCGCGGTGTGCGGACCGGGGAATTCGTGGTGGCTCCGGCGCTGCTTTCACGCCTTGATTTGTTGGGACGAAAGACCGTCGGGCCAGGTCCGAGTCTGACTGGTCGCGAGCTTGAGGTGTTGCGGCTCATGGCAGCGGGCCAAGATGTGTCGACGAATGCCCGGGCACTGGGCATCAGCACCCACACTTGCCGCGGCTACGTGAAATCGATCCTTGCGAAACTAGATGCGCATACCCAGTTGGAAGCCGTCGTAGCAGCTACAAAATTGGGTCTGCTGGGGAGCCCCTGA
- a CDS encoding AfsR/SARP family transcriptional regulator has product MDTLLGFRGDNHTVWETDGKIHVQILGTLKVRTGDVVLEAGEVGGPKARQILEILLLQLGTPVSKSRLIDMLWEGSAPLAAVSTLESYVSVLRRCLQPGQGKNGVLRTTTGGYMLDPEMVDLDLSRFDSLILRAEGSEPKIALPLLRQALALATEPLLGSELLPGWADAERCVHAARVASAGILAAQLALELGMNLEAIRLSQEVLDRDNLNEAAWTCLVLGLEAGGNPLQGLQALDDCRRVMDRELGCSPGPVLQQAQERLLRLTSAADDDFGHVIGALLSIQEVVAGHGNSAWQHAGNAGKVLGFSPQEAGSVIFGYLQRALGAASV; this is encoded by the coding sequence ATGGATACGCTTTTGGGGTTTAGAGGGGATAACCATACCGTTTGGGAAACCGACGGAAAAATCCATGTACAGATCTTGGGGACCCTCAAGGTCCGCACGGGCGATGTCGTGTTGGAAGCCGGCGAGGTAGGTGGGCCGAAAGCTCGCCAAATACTGGAAATTCTGCTGTTGCAATTAGGAACTCCGGTCTCCAAGTCACGACTGATCGACATGTTGTGGGAGGGGTCGGCACCGCTTGCGGCAGTTTCAACCCTGGAATCATACGTCTCGGTTCTGCGACGGTGCCTACAGCCAGGACAAGGCAAGAACGGGGTGCTCAGAACCACCACCGGGGGTTACATGCTGGATCCGGAAATGGTCGACCTTGACCTGTCACGCTTTGACAGCCTCATACTCCGAGCCGAAGGTTCCGAACCTAAAATCGCCCTCCCGTTGTTGCGCCAGGCCCTGGCTCTGGCCACCGAACCACTTCTGGGGAGCGAGCTATTGCCTGGGTGGGCCGATGCAGAGCGTTGCGTGCACGCAGCTCGGGTAGCCTCAGCCGGCATACTGGCAGCGCAATTGGCCTTGGAGTTGGGCATGAATCTTGAGGCAATTCGCCTGTCGCAGGAAGTGTTGGATAGGGACAACCTCAACGAGGCGGCATGGACATGCCTGGTCCTCGGATTGGAAGCGGGCGGCAACCCGCTACAGGGCCTGCAAGCGCTCGATGACTGCCGGCGGGTTATGGATCGGGAGCTGGGCTGCTCCCCGGGGCCAGTCCTGCAACAAGCGCAAGAGCGGCTGTTGCGCTTGACCTCGGCGGCTGACGATGACTTCGGACATGTTATTGGTGCATTGCTTTCGATCCAGGAAGTTGTCGCCGGCCATGGCAACAGTGCGTGGCAACATGCGGGAAATGCTGGCAAGGTTCTCGGGTTCAGTCCCCAAGAAGCGGGCAGTGTCATTTTCGGCTACTTGCAACGAGCGCTGGGTGCGGCCTCCGTATAA
- a CDS encoding GntP family permease — MTDELVMNWTLGTPALLSIAVGAILLLLLFIIKWRIHAFVALVVISLLTAVATGIPVAAVIPTLTGGFGGTLASVALLVGLGAMLGRMLETSGGAEVLTNALINKFGEKRAPLALSIASLLFGFPIFFDAGLVVMLPIIFTVARRLGGSFLGYAFPAATAFSVMHIFVPPHPGPVAASGLLEANVGLVLLLGLVVALPTWFFAGHLFGKYVGRKFNIAIPDILAGTAQEQHDFASTPKLGTVVTLLLLPLVLIFMNTGLNTLASAGIVDSQAQWVQILRLVGETPVALLITVLLGMYLLGYKQNKDKTLIETVVDSALGPVCSIILITGAGGMFGAVLRASGIGDAVADSLDALGLPIIVAGFIIAAVVRVAQGSATVALTTAAAIVQPVVVGNADLNQIEVVAIVLALAAGSVFAGHVNDSGFWLVSRFFGMDVKTTLKVWTVGQALVGVIGFAIAYLIFALAAAF, encoded by the coding sequence ATGACCGACGAGTTAGTCATGAACTGGACGCTGGGCACACCTGCGCTCCTCTCCATTGCCGTGGGCGCAATCCTGCTGCTGCTTTTGTTCATTATCAAATGGCGCATCCATGCATTCGTTGCACTCGTGGTCATCTCGCTGCTGACCGCAGTTGCCACCGGCATCCCGGTGGCAGCGGTGATTCCGACCCTCACCGGCGGATTCGGCGGGACGCTGGCCTCCGTCGCACTGCTGGTCGGCCTGGGTGCCATGCTCGGGCGCATGCTCGAGACAAGTGGCGGAGCCGAGGTGCTGACCAATGCGTTGATCAACAAGTTCGGCGAGAAGCGCGCACCGCTGGCGCTGTCCATCGCCTCGCTGCTCTTCGGATTCCCGATCTTCTTCGACGCCGGCCTGGTCGTCATGCTGCCAATCATCTTCACGGTGGCACGCCGCCTGGGTGGCTCCTTCCTGGGCTACGCCTTCCCGGCAGCCACCGCATTCTCCGTCATGCACATCTTCGTGCCGCCGCACCCGGGCCCGGTCGCCGCCTCCGGCCTGCTCGAGGCCAATGTCGGCCTGGTCCTGCTGCTGGGCCTCGTCGTCGCCCTGCCAACCTGGTTCTTCGCAGGCCACTTGTTCGGCAAGTATGTGGGACGGAAGTTCAACATCGCCATCCCGGACATCCTGGCCGGCACCGCCCAGGAGCAGCACGACTTCGCCTCCACGCCGAAGCTGGGCACCGTCGTGACCCTGTTGCTGCTGCCGCTGGTCCTGATCTTCATGAACACCGGCCTGAACACCCTTGCCTCAGCCGGAATCGTGGACAGCCAGGCACAGTGGGTCCAGATCCTGCGCCTGGTCGGCGAGACGCCGGTCGCCCTGCTGATCACCGTGTTGCTGGGCATGTACCTGCTGGGCTACAAGCAGAACAAGGACAAGACACTCATCGAGACCGTCGTCGACTCGGCACTTGGCCCGGTGTGCTCGATCATCCTGATCACCGGCGCCGGCGGCATGTTCGGCGCGGTGCTGCGCGCCAGCGGCATCGGCGACGCGGTTGCCGATTCACTCGACGCCCTCGGCCTGCCGATCATCGTCGCCGGCTTCATCATCGCCGCCGTGGTGCGCGTCGCCCAGGGTTCGGCCACCGTCGCGCTGACCACTGCCGCCGCCATCGTCCAGCCCGTGGTGGTGGGCAACGCGGACCTGAACCAGATTGAGGTCGTGGCCATCGTGCTGGCTCTGGCCGCAGGCTCTGTCTTCGCCGGCCACGTCAACGACTCCGGCTTCTGGTTGGTCAGCCGGTTCTTCGGGATGGACGTCAAGACGACGCTGAAGGTCTGGACCGTGGGCCAGGCGCTAGTCGGCGTGATCGGCTTTGCCATCGCGTACCTGATCTTCGCCCTCGCAGCCGCGTTCTAG
- a CDS encoding SDR family oxidoreductase produces the protein MGSNLFDLTGRIALVTGSSRGIGRELAAGLADAGATIVLHGRKAETLAATAAEFEARYGADRIFSYAFDVTDADAVARNIEAIEAEVGPLRILVNNAGIQHRVPMLELDVADWQRVLDTNLTSAFLVGREAARGMLQRGEGKIINICSVQTDLARPTISAYTAAKGGLRNLTRAMTAEWASGGLQVNGIAPGYIHTEMTQNLVDDRDFNSWILGRTPAGRWGTVADLAGPAVWLASDGSNYVNGQTIFIDGGMTVVV, from the coding sequence ATGGGCAGCAACCTCTTTGACCTGACCGGGCGTATCGCGCTGGTCACGGGATCCTCGCGCGGCATCGGGAGGGAACTTGCCGCGGGCCTGGCCGACGCCGGGGCCACGATCGTGCTCCACGGCCGCAAGGCCGAGACACTGGCGGCCACGGCCGCCGAGTTCGAGGCCCGCTACGGAGCGGACCGCATCTTCTCCTACGCGTTCGACGTGACCGACGCGGACGCCGTGGCCCGGAACATCGAGGCCATCGAGGCCGAGGTCGGCCCGCTGCGGATCCTGGTGAACAACGCGGGCATCCAGCACCGCGTGCCGATGCTGGAGCTTGATGTCGCCGACTGGCAGCGCGTGCTCGACACCAACCTGACCAGCGCCTTCCTGGTGGGCCGCGAGGCAGCGCGGGGCATGCTTCAGCGCGGCGAGGGCAAGATCATCAACATCTGCTCCGTGCAGACGGACCTGGCCCGGCCCACCATCTCCGCCTACACCGCGGCCAAGGGCGGGCTGCGCAACCTGACCCGGGCCATGACCGCCGAGTGGGCGTCCGGCGGGCTCCAGGTCAACGGCATCGCCCCGGGTTACATCCACACCGAGATGACGCAGAACCTGGTGGACGATCGAGACTTCAACTCCTGGATCCTGGGCCGCACCCCGGCCGGGCGCTGGGGCACCGTAGCCGACCTGGCCGGTCCCGCCGTGTGGCTGGCCTCGGACGGATCCAACTACGTCAACGGCCAGACCATCTTCATCGACGGAGGCATGACAGTTGTCGTCTAG
- a CDS encoding MFS transporter encodes MANTQVATPAQLSAARKAVVSSSIGAALEWFDIIVYATFAVVIAENFYPESDGTFALVLTFATFALSYVIRPLGGMILGSYADRKGRKNALTLTLMLMMVGTLIMAVAPTYAQVGVWGAVIILVSRLIQGFSAGGEFGTATAFLIETAPNKKAFYSSWQVASQGASMLLASAFGYGLTQWLSEEDLYSWGWRVPFFVGLLIGPVGLYIRAKLDETEEFMQSEKEHAPLKALVVNHYGRLLAGSAVIGVATISVYMILYMPTFAVTNLGIPATAAFLGGVVAGLIVLIGVPFVGHLADRVGPAKVMTYAAVGALLLAWPLFQLMVSNPTVPVMVIVIALLGVIMAFYFGPMPALLSALFPAAIRGTGLAVTYNVGVTLLGGIAPLVLTWLLSITGSLNAPSLYYMAIAVISLVGLYFVRKRYAQA; translated from the coding sequence ATGGCCAACACCCAAGTGGCCACCCCAGCGCAGCTTTCGGCTGCCAGAAAGGCAGTGGTCAGTTCTTCGATTGGCGCCGCCTTGGAGTGGTTCGACATCATCGTCTACGCGACCTTCGCCGTGGTAATCGCGGAGAACTTCTACCCGGAGTCTGACGGGACCTTCGCCCTTGTGCTCACCTTCGCAACCTTTGCGCTGTCCTACGTCATCAGGCCGCTGGGCGGAATGATCCTGGGCAGCTATGCCGACCGCAAGGGGCGGAAGAATGCACTGACGCTGACACTCATGCTGATGATGGTCGGTACGCTCATCATGGCGGTGGCCCCGACCTACGCCCAGGTAGGCGTGTGGGGTGCGGTGATCATCCTGGTCTCGCGGCTGATCCAGGGCTTCTCCGCCGGCGGCGAGTTCGGCACGGCAACGGCCTTCCTGATTGAAACCGCTCCAAACAAGAAGGCCTTCTACTCGTCGTGGCAGGTCGCCAGCCAGGGCGCATCCATGCTGCTGGCCTCGGCCTTCGGCTATGGCTTGACGCAGTGGCTCTCCGAGGAGGACCTGTACAGCTGGGGCTGGCGGGTACCGTTCTTCGTCGGGCTGCTGATCGGCCCGGTTGGTCTTTACATCCGTGCCAAGCTGGATGAAACCGAGGAGTTCATGCAAAGCGAGAAGGAGCACGCTCCGTTGAAGGCCCTGGTGGTCAACCACTACGGCCGGCTGCTGGCCGGTTCGGCTGTCATCGGCGTCGCCACCATTTCGGTCTACATGATCCTGTACATGCCGACCTTTGCCGTGACCAACCTGGGGATCCCTGCCACCGCTGCTTTCCTTGGCGGCGTCGTTGCGGGTCTTATCGTGCTGATCGGGGTCCCGTTTGTCGGGCATCTTGCAGACAGGGTCGGCCCGGCCAAAGTCATGACCTATGCGGCCGTCGGGGCGCTCTTGCTGGCCTGGCCGTTGTTCCAGCTGATGGTCAGCAACCCGACCGTGCCGGTCATGGTGATTGTCATTGCGCTCCTCGGAGTGATCATGGCCTTCTACTTCGGCCCGATGCCGGCGCTGCTGTCGGCCTTGTTCCCGGCAGCCATCCGCGGAACTGGGCTCGCCGTCACCTACAACGTCGGAGTCACCCTGCTCGGAGGCATCGCGCCCCTCGTGCTCACGTGGCTGTTGAGCATCACGGGTTCCCTGAACGCCCCGAGTCTCTACTACATGGCGATTGCCGTCATTTCCCTCGTGGGTCTCTACTTCGTGCGTAAACGCTACGCGCAGGCGTAG
- the argE gene encoding acetylornithine deacetylase has translation MSHAPSEATMAEIAKLIGFDTTSRDSNLPLIDYVVGRLDALGIDSSLVHNAEGNKANLLATIPAADGTRNGGIVLSGHTDVVPVDGQTWSSDPFVPEIRDGKLYARGTCDMKTFVAVIMAKLESIARAKLDEPIHLAFSYDEEVGCIGAVDLVAAITEAGLKPRGCIVGEPTSMRVVRGHKSVNVIRVDFHGVAAHSSLTTQGVNAISAAAEFTAFVDSAARDFAQDGPFDDAFIVPHTTTTVNQIEGGIAVNTIPAVCTLHFEFRSIADDDPIELIERFRLEAKRIETAMQERNPEAHVEFEVLAKTPGLDTPEEAGIVALAAQLGGTASPDKATYGTEAGLFFNAGIPTVVCGPGDIAQAHAPDEFIALDQIVQCEAFIDNLIVALSA, from the coding sequence ATGTCACACGCACCCAGCGAAGCGACCATGGCGGAAATCGCGAAGCTGATCGGCTTCGACACCACAAGCCGGGACAGTAACTTGCCCCTGATTGACTACGTTGTCGGGCGCCTTGATGCCCTCGGGATAGATTCATCGCTGGTCCACAACGCCGAGGGCAACAAAGCCAATCTTCTGGCAACCATCCCGGCCGCCGACGGCACCCGCAACGGAGGCATCGTGCTTTCGGGACACACCGATGTCGTTCCGGTCGACGGCCAAACCTGGAGCAGCGACCCGTTTGTCCCGGAAATCCGGGACGGCAAGCTCTACGCCCGGGGCACCTGTGACATGAAGACCTTTGTCGCCGTGATCATGGCCAAGCTCGAGAGCATCGCCCGGGCAAAGCTGGACGAACCCATTCACCTGGCCTTTTCCTACGACGAGGAAGTGGGTTGCATCGGGGCGGTTGACCTGGTCGCCGCCATCACCGAGGCAGGTTTGAAGCCGCGCGGCTGCATCGTGGGGGAGCCCACCAGCATGCGCGTAGTCCGTGGCCACAAGTCGGTGAACGTCATTCGCGTCGATTTCCATGGCGTCGCAGCCCACTCGTCCCTGACCACCCAGGGCGTCAATGCAATCTCCGCCGCCGCCGAATTCACCGCCTTCGTCGATTCGGCAGCACGGGACTTCGCCCAGGATGGCCCCTTCGACGATGCCTTCATCGTCCCGCACACGACTACGACGGTAAACCAGATCGAGGGCGGCATCGCGGTCAACACGATCCCGGCTGTTTGCACCCTCCACTTCGAGTTCCGCTCGATCGCGGACGACGATCCCATCGAGCTCATCGAGCGTTTCCGCCTCGAGGCCAAGCGCATCGAAACGGCCATGCAGGAGCGGAACCCGGAAGCACATGTCGAATTTGAGGTCCTGGCCAAGACACCGGGTCTGGATACCCCGGAGGAAGCGGGAATCGTCGCCCTGGCAGCCCAGCTGGGCGGCACCGCTAGCCCGGACAAGGCCACCTACGGCACCGAGGCCGGACTGTTCTTCAACGCCGGCATCCCCACGGTGGTGTGCGGTCCCGGCGACATTGCCCAGGCCCATGCCCCGGACGAGTTCATCGCACTTGACCAGATCGTCCAGTGCGAGGCATTCATCGACAACCTGATCGTGGCGCTCAGCGCCTGA
- a CDS encoding multicopper oxidase family protein, whose protein sequence is MPRPYRAAFIQPPVLRPYSVGIDPADGAKVENYVVTQMAGTAKILPRLSTPILGYNGIFPGPTIEVERGTKTTLTVKNKLPATHPTHGHVLATSTHLHGSASLPQYDGYASDVTMPGFQKKYYFPNFQPARTLWYHDHGVHYTAQNAYSGLAAQYRIHDPQERGLLPQGEFDVGLTITDAMFAANGAMGYDDNTHSGLWGDVILVNGVPWPVMKVKRRIYRFRVLNASISRSLRLALSTNDAMTMVATDGGLMPAPVTVTSWRHGGAERYEVLIDFSKYKVGQRVELRNLSNKNNVDYDNTNKVMAFDVVSDPVDKSDTTWNTVPTVLAPNTDVMGLTKGMVEQKRYMRVARDDKTNLWTIGGSSWAEVIASGYQKVFAQVAMDSVEEWEIENKSGGWFHPVHIHLVDFKIISRNGKAPMPYEAGPKDVVYVGEGEKVKVLMRFGPHKGRYMVHCHNLPHEDHDMMTQFRVALNANEVDEHDPMTAARPEWDND, encoded by the coding sequence ATGCCCAGACCGTATCGGGCTGCATTTATCCAGCCGCCGGTCTTGCGTCCGTACTCGGTGGGCATCGACCCGGCCGACGGAGCCAAGGTCGAGAACTATGTGGTGACCCAAATGGCGGGAACGGCCAAAATCCTTCCGCGCCTTTCAACACCGATCCTGGGCTACAACGGAATTTTCCCTGGCCCCACCATCGAGGTGGAACGCGGTACCAAGACCACTTTGACGGTTAAGAACAAGCTTCCGGCGACCCACCCCACCCACGGGCACGTGCTTGCCACCTCAACACACCTGCATGGTTCGGCTTCGCTTCCGCAATATGACGGCTACGCCAGCGACGTCACCATGCCTGGTTTCCAAAAAAAGTACTATTTTCCCAATTTCCAGCCGGCACGAACGTTGTGGTATCACGACCACGGCGTGCACTACACGGCCCAGAATGCCTATTCAGGGCTGGCCGCACAGTACCGAATCCACGATCCGCAGGAACGCGGACTGCTTCCGCAGGGAGAATTCGACGTGGGCCTGACCATTACGGATGCCATGTTCGCTGCAAACGGTGCCATGGGATACGACGACAACACACACTCGGGCCTTTGGGGCGATGTCATTCTCGTCAACGGCGTTCCGTGGCCGGTGATGAAAGTGAAACGGCGCATCTACAGGTTTCGGGTGCTCAACGCCAGCATTTCCCGGTCGCTGCGGCTGGCACTCAGTACCAACGACGCCATGACCATGGTGGCCACCGACGGGGGACTAATGCCCGCACCCGTCACCGTCACATCGTGGCGCCACGGCGGCGCAGAGCGGTACGAGGTACTGATCGACTTCTCCAAGTACAAAGTGGGCCAGCGAGTCGAACTGCGCAACCTGTCCAACAAGAACAATGTTGACTACGACAACACCAACAAGGTCATGGCCTTTGATGTAGTGAGCGACCCGGTGGATAAAAGTGACACGACGTGGAACACGGTACCCACCGTACTTGCCCCGAACACTGACGTGATGGGCCTGACCAAGGGGATGGTTGAGCAGAAGCGATACATGCGGGTTGCGCGGGATGACAAGACAAACCTGTGGACCATCGGGGGATCAAGCTGGGCCGAGGTGATCGCGAGCGGTTACCAGAAAGTTTTCGCCCAGGTAGCGATGGATAGCGTGGAGGAATGGGAAATTGAGAACAAGTCGGGCGGTTGGTTCCACCCGGTACATATCCATCTGGTCGACTTCAAGATCATTAGCCGAAACGGCAAGGCTCCGATGCCGTACGAAGCGGGGCCCAAGGACGTTGTCTACGTGGGGGAGGGCGAGAAGGTGAAGGTACTCATGCGTTTTGGACCACACAAGGGCCGATACATGGTGCACTGCCACAACCTTCCCCACGAGGACCACGACATGATGACGCAATTTCGGGTCGCGCTGAACGCCAATGAGGTCGATGAGCATGATCCGATGACCGCTGCACGCCCGGAATGGGACAACGACTGA
- the lepB gene encoding signal peptidase I, giving the protein MIHAAAALFVVLVLGRIFLLEPITIASDSMSPQVSEGAHALLLKTPATTTGPNTDDLVVFSAPDDGTISLKRVIAVAGQEIAIIDGVVYVDGVRRLEPDIDPKAIDATYFGPILVEPNTVFVLGDNRGPSIDSRDYGAVPLGNMRGRILHVWN; this is encoded by the coding sequence GTGATCCACGCGGCGGCGGCACTTTTTGTAGTGCTGGTCTTGGGTAGGATATTCCTTCTCGAGCCGATCACGATCGCCTCGGACAGTATGAGCCCGCAGGTCAGCGAGGGCGCCCACGCCCTGTTGCTCAAGACCCCCGCGACAACGACCGGACCGAACACGGATGACCTAGTGGTATTCAGTGCTCCCGATGATGGAACGATTAGCTTGAAGCGGGTCATTGCCGTGGCGGGGCAGGAAATCGCGATCATCGACGGTGTTGTATATGTTGACGGCGTGCGCCGACTGGAACCCGATATCGACCCCAAAGCCATCGATGCAACGTATTTCGGGCCAATTCTTGTTGAGCCGAACACGGTATTTGTGCTGGGCGACAATCGGGGCCCCTCGATTGATTCGCGCGACTACGGTGCCGTACCCCTGGGAAATATGCGCGGTCGCATCCTGCACGTATGGAACTAG